One part of the Mesorhizobium sp. M4B.F.Ca.ET.058.02.1.1 genome encodes these proteins:
- a CDS encoding sugar ABC transporter ATP-binding protein, producing MDGAVPLFRMEGISKRYGGVRALEKAELTVTAGSIHAILGENGAGKSTLIKVMAGVVAPDEGRMMLDGREVSFASPAAANQAGIVCIFQELSLIPELSVADNIVISDPPKRFGLIDRKAQRRIAEEALARAGASDIHPLGLVKDLPLSRRQMVEIAKALARKPRILILDEATSALTATDVAKIFGVLKRLREEGLALLYISHRMNEIAELADQCTVFRNGRNVASYAAGSKSDSEVVELMIGREYSHIFPPKPARHAAAVPVLEARNLCWTDRLDNVSLTVGAGEVVGLGGLDGQGQRELLLAFFGVLRGLAGEILVDGKAVSIASPSAARDDRIGMALIPEDRKTEGLMLPMTVRENLSFAALDRLSKAGVIDRATEQRLIDDMVELLAIKTAGLDIPVGALSGGNQQKVVIAKWLMRQPRIVLLNDPTRGIDVGTKQELYQLMRKLADAGAAILFYSTDYDELIGCCDRVLVLYDGAVKRELVGAEITEHALIASALNIHGEGAGPMQGEGA from the coding sequence ATGGACGGCGCGGTTCCGCTCTTTCGCATGGAAGGCATATCCAAGCGCTATGGCGGCGTGCGTGCCTTGGAAAAGGCCGAGCTGACGGTCACGGCCGGTAGCATCCACGCCATTCTCGGCGAAAACGGCGCCGGCAAGTCGACACTGATCAAGGTGATGGCCGGGGTCGTCGCGCCGGACGAAGGCCGCATGATGCTGGACGGTCGCGAGGTGAGCTTCGCCTCGCCGGCGGCGGCCAACCAGGCAGGCATCGTCTGCATCTTCCAGGAACTGTCGCTGATACCGGAACTCAGCGTCGCCGACAACATCGTCATCTCCGACCCGCCGAAACGTTTCGGCCTGATCGACCGCAAGGCGCAGCGCCGCATCGCCGAAGAGGCGCTCGCCCGCGCAGGTGCTTCCGACATCCATCCGCTGGGGCTGGTGAAGGATTTGCCGCTGTCGCGCCGGCAGATGGTCGAGATCGCCAAGGCGCTGGCCCGCAAGCCGCGCATCCTGATCCTCGACGAGGCGACCTCGGCGCTGACCGCGACCGATGTCGCCAAGATCTTCGGCGTGCTGAAGAGGCTGCGGGAAGAGGGGCTGGCGCTGCTCTACATCTCGCACCGGATGAACGAGATCGCCGAGCTTGCCGACCAGTGCACCGTCTTCCGCAACGGCCGCAACGTCGCCAGCTACGCGGCTGGCTCGAAGAGCGACAGCGAAGTCGTCGAATTGATGATCGGACGCGAATACAGCCACATCTTCCCGCCGAAGCCGGCGCGGCACGCCGCCGCCGTCCCGGTGCTGGAGGCACGCAACCTGTGCTGGACCGATCGGCTGGACAATGTCTCGCTCACCGTCGGGGCGGGCGAGGTCGTCGGCCTCGGCGGCCTCGACGGTCAGGGCCAGCGGGAGTTGCTGCTTGCCTTCTTCGGCGTGCTGCGCGGCCTTGCCGGCGAGATCCTGGTCGACGGCAAGGCGGTTTCCATCGCCAGTCCTTCAGCCGCGCGTGACGATCGCATCGGCATGGCGCTCATCCCCGAGGACCGCAAAACCGAGGGGCTCATGCTGCCGATGACGGTGCGCGAGAACCTTTCCTTCGCGGCGCTCGACCGACTGTCAAAGGCTGGCGTCATCGACCGCGCGACCGAGCAGCGGCTGATCGACGACATGGTGGAGCTGCTCGCGATCAAGACCGCTGGCCTCGACATTCCGGTCGGCGCGCTGTCGGGCGGCAACCAGCAGAAGGTCGTCATCGCCAAATGGCTGATGCGGCAGCCGCGCATCGTCCTGCTCAACGACCCGACGCGCGGCATCGATGTCGGCACCAAGCAGGAACTCTACCAGTTGATGCGCAAGCTCGCCGACGCCGGGGCCGCGATCCTGTTCTATTCGACCGACTATGACGAACTGATCGGCTGCTGCGACCGGGTGCTCGTGCTCTATGACGGCGCGGTCAAGCGCGAGCTGGTCGGCGCCGAGATCACCGAGCATGCGCTGATCGCCAGCGCGCTCAATATCCACGGCGAGGGCGCCGGTCCGATGCAGGGAGAGGGCGCATGA
- a CDS encoding ABC transporter permease, which yields MKDWRYWLAEQRGTLLALGIFVAMFAIYSANHPAGFTANVVQTAANKGVLLAFVAMAQTLVVITAGIDLSVGMIFTLTNCLASWLVIGTGLETAFGVVAVLGTGLVCGAINGAIVIYGRLQPIVATIATGAVYFGLALLLRPFPGGSVNEDLADFLTGRFFGVAPASLVALAVVVLIVWVPFSRSELGRAAYAAGSSETAAYMSGVPIRRGKFVAYALAGLLAAIGGLFLTFFTYTGDAAYASGNAYTLFSIAAVVLGGVSLFGGKGSAIGAIFGALAFRTIGDLLFVFDFDPLWQPLFQGVILLIAVSLGAFALFRVRNRLEWFL from the coding sequence GTGAAGGATTGGCGTTACTGGCTGGCCGAGCAACGCGGAACGCTGCTCGCACTCGGTATCTTCGTCGCCATGTTCGCGATCTACAGCGCGAACCACCCGGCGGGCTTTACCGCCAATGTCGTGCAGACGGCCGCCAACAAGGGCGTGCTGCTTGCCTTCGTCGCCATGGCGCAGACCCTGGTGGTGATCACGGCCGGCATCGATCTATCCGTCGGCATGATCTTCACGCTGACCAATTGCCTGGCTTCCTGGCTGGTGATCGGCACCGGCCTCGAGACGGCCTTCGGCGTCGTCGCGGTGCTCGGCACCGGGCTCGTCTGCGGCGCCATCAACGGCGCCATCGTCATCTATGGGCGGCTGCAGCCGATCGTCGCCACCATCGCCACCGGCGCCGTCTATTTCGGCCTCGCACTGCTGCTGCGGCCGTTTCCGGGCGGTTCGGTCAATGAGGACCTTGCCGATTTCCTGACCGGGCGCTTCTTCGGCGTCGCGCCGGCGAGCCTGGTCGCGCTGGCGGTCGTGGTGCTGATCGTGTGGGTGCCGTTCAGCCGCTCGGAGCTTGGCCGCGCGGCCTACGCCGCCGGCTCCTCGGAAACCGCCGCCTACATGTCGGGCGTGCCGATCCGGCGCGGGAAATTCGTCGCCTACGCGCTTGCCGGGCTGCTTGCCGCGATCGGCGGGCTGTTCCTGACCTTCTTCACCTATACGGGTGACGCCGCCTACGCCAGCGGCAATGCCTATACGCTGTTTTCGATCGCCGCCGTCGTGCTCGGCGGCGTTTCGCTGTTCGGCGGCAAGGGCAGCGCCATCGGCGCGATCTTCGGCGCGCTCGCCTTCCGCACCATTGGCGACCTTTTGTTCGTCTTCGATTTCGATCCGCTCTGGCAACCGCTGTTCCAGGGCGTCATCCTCCTGATCGCGGTCAGCCTCGGCGCCTTCGCCCTGTTCAGGGTCCGCAACCGGCTGGAGTGGTTCCTGTGA
- a CDS encoding ABC transporter permease: protein MSETTIGGIAGRMPKFIRRADPAVITAFACIALLLFLGSLYSRSFLSPEYLLQQLKVASFLGVIATGMMLVILLGQIDLSVPWSVAVGAMMAAAAAAYGPVGVALAIPFGIVCGIAIGVVNGIGVAYLRIPSMIVTLATNAVAQGLMVVYTGGFSPQDSATPAMRYLATGFAIPAVPNAVIIWALIGAAMVFVLTRTGFGRAVYGIGNRERAAYLSGIDTRRVVMVAFAVSGGLSAFGGVLLAGYASKAAQSMGDAYLLPSIAAVVLGGTSILGGRGSYLGTVAGVILITLLQSILSVMQMPEAGRQIIYGVVIVVMLLLYGRAPASR, encoded by the coding sequence GTGAGCGAAACGACCATCGGCGGCATCGCCGGGCGCATGCCGAAATTCATCCGCCGCGCCGATCCGGCTGTTATCACGGCCTTCGCCTGCATAGCGCTGCTGCTGTTTCTCGGCAGCCTCTATTCGCGCAGCTTCCTGTCGCCGGAATATCTCTTGCAGCAGCTCAAAGTGGCGTCGTTCCTCGGCGTCATTGCCACCGGCATGATGCTGGTCATCCTGCTCGGCCAGATCGACCTGTCGGTGCCGTGGTCGGTGGCGGTCGGCGCGATGATGGCCGCCGCGGCCGCGGCCTACGGTCCGGTCGGCGTGGCGCTTGCCATCCCGTTCGGCATTGTCTGCGGCATCGCGATCGGCGTCGTCAACGGCATCGGCGTCGCCTATCTGCGCATCCCCTCGATGATCGTGACGCTGGCCACCAACGCCGTCGCGCAAGGGCTGATGGTGGTCTACACGGGGGGCTTCTCGCCGCAGGATTCGGCAACGCCGGCCATGCGCTACCTGGCGACCGGCTTTGCCATTCCGGCGGTGCCCAACGCCGTCATCATCTGGGCGCTAATCGGCGCGGCCATGGTCTTCGTGCTGACCCGTACCGGCTTCGGCCGCGCCGTCTACGGCATCGGCAACCGTGAGCGCGCCGCCTATCTTTCGGGCATCGACACACGCCGCGTTGTGATGGTCGCCTTCGCGGTTTCGGGCGGACTCTCGGCCTTTGGCGGCGTGCTTTTGGCGGGTTACGCTTCGAAGGCGGCGCAGTCGATGGGCGATGCCTATCTCTTGCCGTCGATCGCGGCGGTGGTGCTCGGCGGCACCTCGATCCTTGGTGGACGCGGTTCCTATCTGGGCACTGTCGCCGGCGTCATCCTGATCACGCTTCTGCAGTCCATCCTCTCGGTCATGCAGATGCCGGAGGCAGGACGGCAGATCATCTACGGCGTGGTCATCGTGGTCATGCTTCTGCTCTACGGCCGGGCCCCGGCGAGCCGCTGA
- a CDS encoding gluconokinase produces the protein MGVAGCGKSAVGEALAAALGTAFVEGDRLHPPENVARMASGEPLTDELRAGWLDAIGRRIAASIADGQSVVAACSALKRGYRRRLRGFCPDLRFVYLEIDAETARRRVGSRKGHFMPASLVDSQFATLEAPTADEPALTVDGTGRISNIVAGVLDELRTKTS, from the coding sequence ATGGGGGTTGCCGGCTGCGGCAAGTCCGCGGTCGGCGAGGCGCTGGCGGCGGCGCTGGGTACGGCATTCGTCGAGGGCGACAGGCTGCATCCGCCCGAGAATGTGGCGCGCATGGCAAGCGGTGAACCGCTCACCGACGAATTGCGCGCCGGCTGGCTCGATGCGATCGGCCGGCGCATCGCGGCCTCGATCGCCGACGGGCAGAGCGTAGTCGCCGCCTGCTCGGCGCTGAAGCGCGGCTACCGCAGGCGGCTGCGCGGCTTTTGCCCGGACCTGCGTTTCGTCTATCTGGAAATCGATGCGGAAACCGCCAGGCGCCGTGTCGGCAGCCGCAAGGGGCATTTCATGCCGGCGAGCCTGGTCGACAGTCAGTTCGCCACTCTGGAAGCGCCGACAGCGGATGAACCCGCCTTGACCGTGGACGGCACCGGCCGGATCTCCAACATCGTCGCCGGCGTGCTTGACGAACTCAGGACAAAGACCTCATGA
- a CDS encoding Rrf2 family transcriptional regulator, which produces MLTKKGKYGLKALVHLSGLPAGQLAFVNDIAVANNIPKKFLDAILGELRNAGFVQSRKGKEGGYRLARPASEIKIGHVVRVLDGPLAPIPCASRTQYQRCEDCDEATCQVRHMMLEVRQAIAEVLDNRSLAAMRDADNDDFPVELTSQI; this is translated from the coding sequence ATGCTTACCAAAAAAGGCAAATACGGCCTCAAGGCCCTCGTGCATCTTTCCGGACTGCCGGCCGGCCAGCTTGCATTCGTCAATGACATCGCTGTCGCCAACAACATTCCGAAGAAATTCCTCGACGCTATTCTGGGCGAGTTGCGCAATGCCGGTTTCGTCCAGAGCCGCAAGGGCAAGGAAGGCGGCTATCGCCTTGCCCGGCCGGCCTCCGAGATCAAGATCGGCCATGTCGTGCGCGTCCTCGACGGGCCTCTGGCGCCGATCCCCTGCGCCAGCCGCACGCAGTACCAGCGCTGTGAGGATTGCGACGAGGCGACCTGCCAGGTCCGGCACATGATGCTGGAAGTGCGCCAGGCGATTGCCGAGGTGCTGGACAACCGCAGCCTTGCCGCCATGCGCGACGCCGACAATGACGATTTTCCCGTCGAGCTGACCTCGCAGATCTGA
- a CDS encoding sulfate ABC transporter substrate-binding protein, with amino-acid sequence MKRFLLGAAALATLFLASSEAWAADRLLNASYDVGRELFAEVNQAFIAEHPGVTIDQSHAGTSAQARAIAEGLGADVVTFNQVTDVDFLVNKGLVSADWQKDFPDNASPFYSLPSFLVRAGNPKHIKDWNDLVRDDVQVIFPNPKTSGNARYTYLAATAYAKEAFKGDDAKVKEFVTKLFNNVPIFDTGGRAATTTFVQREIGDVLITFESETRGIRKEYGDDKFEQVTPSVSLLAEFPVAIVDKVADEHGTRDLAKSYLDFLYTPEGQDILARNGNRVRDAAVAAKYKDQFPDVRLPTVDDVFGGWAKVQAEHFAAGGLLDQSYGNR; translated from the coding sequence ATGAAGCGATTCTTGCTTGGCGCGGCGGCACTGGCCACACTTTTCCTTGCATCCTCCGAAGCCTGGGCGGCCGACCGATTGCTGAACGCGTCCTACGACGTCGGCCGCGAGCTGTTCGCCGAGGTCAACCAGGCCTTCATCGCCGAACATCCGGGCGTGACGATCGACCAGTCGCATGCTGGGACCTCCGCGCAGGCGCGCGCCATCGCCGAAGGCCTCGGCGCAGATGTCGTCACCTTCAACCAGGTCACCGATGTCGATTTCCTGGTCAACAAGGGTCTCGTCTCCGCCGACTGGCAGAAGGACTTTCCCGACAACGCCTCGCCCTTCTATTCGCTGCCGTCCTTCCTGGTGCGCGCCGGCAACCCCAAGCACATCAAGGACTGGAACGACCTGGTACGCGACGACGTGCAGGTGATCTTCCCCAATCCGAAGACATCGGGCAATGCGCGCTACACCTATCTCGCCGCCACGGCCTACGCCAAGGAGGCCTTCAAGGGCGACGACGCCAAGGTGAAGGAATTCGTCACCAAACTGTTCAACAACGTGCCGATCTTCGACACCGGCGGCCGCGCCGCCACCACCACCTTCGTGCAGCGCGAGATCGGCGATGTGCTGATCACCTTCGAATCGGAGACGCGTGGCATCCGCAAGGAGTATGGCGACGACAAGTTCGAGCAGGTCACGCCCTCGGTCAGCCTGCTGGCGGAGTTTCCCGTCGCCATAGTCGACAAGGTTGCCGACGAGCATGGCACGCGAGATCTCGCCAAGAGCTATCTCGACTTCCTCTATACGCCCGAAGGCCAGGACATCCTCGCCCGCAACGGCAACCGCGTCCGCGATGCGGCGGTCGCCGCGAAGTACAAGGACCAGTTCCCCGACGTCCGCCTGCCGACAGTGGACGACGTCTTCGGCGGCTGGGCCAAGGTGCAGGCCGAGCATTTCGCCGCCGGCGGCCTGCTCGACCAGTCCTATGGCAACCGCTGA
- a CDS encoding sulfate/molybdate ABC transporter ATP-binding protein, with translation MEVRVANVRKEFERFPALHDVSLDIKSGELIALLGPSGSGKTTLLRLIAGLERPTKGTIFFGDEDASQKSIQERNVGFVFQHYALFRHMTVADNIGFGLKVRHGAARPPTQEIRRRASELLDLVQLSGLEKRYPAQLSGGQRQRVALARAMAIEPKVLLLDEPFGALDAQVRRELRRWLREIHDRTGHTTVFVTHDQEEALELADRVVVMSQGRIEQVGSADEIYDTPNSPFVYSFIGESSSLPVKVESGEVWIADRSIGLSAPHAASGDAMLYFRPHDVELLDGCSGCIAGTVAASRRVAGTRRVELEVGGERQRVEVELPVDHPAAQKSRVAFRPRRWKLFPASEPGKAS, from the coding sequence ATGGAAGTTCGCGTTGCCAACGTGCGCAAGGAGTTTGAGCGGTTTCCGGCCCTCCATGACGTATCCCTCGACATCAAGTCGGGCGAGCTGATCGCGCTGCTCGGCCCGTCCGGCTCCGGCAAGACGACGCTCCTGCGGCTGATTGCAGGGCTGGAACGGCCGACCAAGGGCACGATCTTCTTCGGCGACGAGGACGCCTCGCAGAAGTCGATACAGGAGCGCAATGTCGGCTTCGTCTTCCAGCACTACGCGCTGTTCCGGCACATGACGGTGGCCGACAATATCGGCTTCGGCCTCAAGGTCCGGCACGGCGCGGCACGGCCGCCGACACAGGAGATCCGCCGCCGCGCCTCCGAGCTTCTCGACCTCGTCCAGCTTTCGGGCCTGGAGAAGCGCTATCCGGCGCAGCTTTCCGGCGGCCAGCGCCAGCGCGTGGCGCTCGCCCGCGCCATGGCGATCGAGCCCAAGGTGCTGTTGCTCGACGAGCCGTTCGGCGCGCTCGACGCACAGGTGCGGCGTGAGCTTCGCCGCTGGCTGCGCGAGATCCACGACCGCACTGGCCACACCACCGTCTTCGTCACCCACGACCAGGAAGAGGCGCTCGAGCTTGCCGATCGCGTCGTGGTGATGAGCCAGGGCCGCATCGAGCAGGTCGGTTCCGCCGATGAGATCTACGACACGCCGAACTCGCCCTTTGTCTATTCCTTCATCGGTGAATCGAGCTCGCTGCCGGTCAAGGTCGAGAGCGGCGAGGTCTGGATCGCCGACCGATCGATCGGCCTGTCCGCCCCGCACGCGGCCTCAGGCGACGCAATGCTCTACTTCCGCCCGCACGACGTCGAGCTCCTTGACGGCTGCAGCGGCTGCATCGCCGGCACCGTTGCCGCCAGCCGCCGTGTCGCTGGCACCAGGCGGGTGGAGCTCGAAGTCGGCGGCGAGCGCCAGCGGGTCGAGGTCGAATTGCCCGTCGACCATCCGGCGGCGCAGAAGAGTCGGGTGGCGTTCAGGCCGCGGCGCTGGAAGCTTTTCCCGGCATCTGAGCCCGGAAAAGCCAGCTGA
- the cysW gene encoding sulfate ABC transporter permease subunit CysW produces MADPEIKSYEPHHESQSAAVTESRPVRIVAMVVAFAFLAVFLLMPLIVVFHEALAKGVSAYTEALASSDTRSAIRLTLLVAAISVPLNLVFGISAAWAIAKFEFKGKAFLTTLIDLPFSVSPVISGLVYVLLFGAQGMLGEWLKAHGVVILFAVPGIVLATVFVTFPFVARELIPLMQEQGNGDEEAALSLGANGWQTFWFVTLPNIKWGLLYGVLLCNARAMGEFGAVSVVSGHIRGLTNTMPLHVEILYNEYNAVGAFAVASLLAGLALVTLVLKTLLEMRYGAEIAATRGH; encoded by the coding sequence ATGGCTGATCCCGAGATCAAATCCTACGAACCGCATCACGAAAGCCAGTCGGCGGCGGTCACCGAAAGCCGGCCGGTGCGCATCGTGGCGATGGTCGTGGCCTTCGCCTTCCTCGCCGTCTTCCTGCTCATGCCGCTAATTGTCGTCTTTCACGAGGCGCTGGCAAAGGGCGTCAGCGCCTACACGGAGGCACTGGCCAGTTCCGACACACGCTCGGCCATCCGCCTGACGCTGCTGGTGGCGGCGATCTCGGTGCCGCTCAACCTCGTCTTCGGCATCTCCGCCGCCTGGGCGATCGCCAAGTTCGAGTTCAAGGGCAAGGCTTTCCTGACCACCCTCATCGACCTGCCCTTCTCGGTTTCGCCGGTGATTTCCGGCCTGGTCTATGTGCTTCTGTTCGGCGCCCAAGGGATGCTCGGCGAATGGCTGAAGGCGCATGGCGTCGTCATCCTGTTCGCCGTGCCGGGCATCGTGCTCGCCACCGTCTTCGTCACCTTCCCCTTCGTCGCCCGCGAGTTGATCCCGCTGATGCAGGAACAGGGCAACGGCGACGAGGAGGCTGCCCTTTCGCTCGGCGCCAATGGCTGGCAGACCTTCTGGTTTGTGACGCTGCCCAACATCAAATGGGGCCTGCTCTACGGCGTCCTGCTCTGCAACGCCCGCGCCATGGGCGAGTTCGGCGCTGTGTCGGTGGTCTCGGGGCACATCCGCGGCCTTACCAACACCATGCCGCTGCATGTCGAAATCCTCTACAATGAGTACAATGCGGTCGGCGCCTTCGCCGTCGCTTCGCTGCTTGCCGGCCTGGCGCTGGTGACGTTGGTCTTGAAAACACTTCTCGAGATGCGCTACGGCGCCGAGATCGCCGCCACGCGCGGACACTGA
- the cysT gene encoding sulfate ABC transporter permease subunit CysT, with translation MTTVPAPAGWRFKQPSVIPGFGLTLGFSLAYLTLIILIPLSGLVWRSAALGWTDFWAIAADRRTINALEISFGTAFIAAGVNVVFGTIVAWVLVRYRFPGRRIVDAMVDLPFALPTAVAGIALTTLYAPNGWIGKLLMPLGIKVAYTPLGIVIALVFIGLPFVVRTVQPIMEELDKEVEEAAATLGANRFQIITRILFPGLAPAIITGFSLAFARGVGEYGSVIFIAGNLPFKSEIAPLLIVIRLEEYNYPAATAIAAIMLALSFLMLLVVNLAQSWSRKRYG, from the coding sequence ATGACCACAGTACCCGCTCCGGCGGGGTGGCGATTCAAGCAGCCGAGCGTCATTCCGGGTTTCGGACTGACGCTCGGCTTCTCGCTTGCCTACCTCACGCTCATCATCCTCATCCCGCTCTCCGGGCTGGTCTGGCGCTCGGCGGCACTCGGCTGGACCGATTTCTGGGCGATCGCTGCCGATCGCCGCACCATCAACGCGCTTGAAATCAGCTTCGGCACCGCCTTCATCGCCGCTGGCGTCAATGTCGTCTTCGGCACCATCGTCGCCTGGGTGCTGGTGCGCTACCGCTTTCCCGGCCGTCGCATCGTCGATGCCATGGTCGATCTGCCCTTCGCGCTGCCGACCGCCGTCGCCGGCATCGCGCTCACCACGCTTTACGCGCCGAATGGCTGGATCGGCAAACTGCTGATGCCGCTCGGCATCAAGGTCGCCTATACGCCGCTCGGCATCGTCATCGCGCTGGTCTTCATCGGCCTGCCCTTCGTCGTGCGCACCGTGCAGCCGATCATGGAAGAGCTCGACAAGGAGGTCGAGGAAGCCGCCGCCACGCTCGGCGCCAATCGTTTCCAGATCATCACCCGCATCCTGTTCCCGGGCCTGGCGCCGGCGATCATCACCGGCTTCTCGCTCGCCTTCGCGCGCGGCGTCGGCGAATACGGCTCGGTCATCTTCATCGCCGGCAACCTGCCATTCAAGTCGGAGATCGCGCCGCTGCTGATCGTCATCAGGCTCGAGGAGTACAACTATCCCGCCGCCACCGCGATCGCGGCGATCATGCTGGCGCTGTCCTTCCTGATGCTGCTGGTCGTCAATCTGGCGCAGTCATGGAGCCGCAAACGCTATGGCTGA
- a CDS encoding sulfate ABC transporter substrate-binding protein, translating into MTKPHFKKLLGALVATSVQFGTLGFAFADTTLLNVSYDPTRELYKAYDEAFAAHWKAETGETVTIQQSHGGSGAQARAVIDGLDADVVTLALEGDINAIVSKAKKINPDWRKKFENNSAPYTSTIIFLVRKGNPKGIHDWNDLIKDGVQVITPNPKTSGGARWNYLAAWAYANANDGGDEAKTKEFIAKLYSQVPVLDTGARGSTVTFAQKGLGDVLLAWENEAYLALDEFGADNFDIVYPPTSILAEPPVAVVDANVDAKGTRKVAEAYLGYLYSKEGQTLIAKNHYRPAKPDLVPAEDLAKLPEIKLITIDDPLFGGWKKAQPYHFGDGGIFDQIYKPAQ; encoded by the coding sequence ATGACCAAACCTCATTTCAAGAAACTGCTTGGCGCGCTGGTCGCCACATCGGTCCAGTTCGGCACGCTCGGTTTCGCGTTCGCCGATACGACCCTTCTCAACGTGTCCTACGACCCGACGCGTGAGCTCTACAAGGCCTATGACGAGGCTTTCGCCGCGCACTGGAAGGCCGAGACCGGCGAGACCGTGACCATCCAGCAGTCGCATGGCGGATCGGGCGCGCAGGCCCGCGCCGTGATCGATGGCCTCGACGCCGACGTGGTGACGCTGGCCCTCGAAGGGGACATCAACGCCATCGTCTCGAAGGCGAAGAAGATCAATCCGGATTGGCGGAAAAAGTTCGAGAATAATTCGGCCCCTTACACCTCGACCATCATCTTCCTGGTCCGCAAGGGCAACCCGAAGGGCATCCATGACTGGAACGACCTGATCAAGGACGGTGTCCAGGTGATCACGCCGAACCCGAAGACCTCCGGCGGCGCGCGCTGGAACTATCTGGCCGCCTGGGCCTATGCCAACGCCAATGACGGTGGCGACGAGGCCAAAACCAAGGAATTCATTGCCAAGCTGTACAGCCAAGTACCGGTCCTCGACACCGGCGCGCGCGGCTCGACCGTGACCTTCGCGCAAAAGGGCCTGGGCGACGTGCTGCTGGCCTGGGAAAACGAGGCCTATCTCGCGCTCGACGAATTCGGCGCCGACAATTTCGACATCGTCTATCCGCCGACCTCGATCCTGGCCGAACCGCCTGTCGCGGTGGTCGACGCCAATGTCGACGCCAAGGGCACGCGCAAGGTGGCCGAGGCATATCTCGGCTACCTCTACTCCAAGGAGGGCCAGACGCTGATCGCCAAGAACCACTATCGTCCGGCAAAACCCGATCTGGTTCCCGCCGAGGACCTCGCCAAACTGCCCGAGATCAAGCTGATCACAATCGACGATCCGCTTTTCGGCGGCTGGAAGAAGGCACAGCCTTATCATTTCGGCGACGGTGGTATATTCGACCAGATCTACAAGCCGGCCCAGTGA
- a CDS encoding M15 family metallopeptidase: MSGARRHPSARAARILATLALLIATFPASADPLPAGFVRLADVVPSIRQDIRYAGLKNFLHRKAEGYDAPVCILTRQAAKALSIVQKALSAKGLTLVVFDCYRPARAVADMVEWTRTGGSPDPQWYPAVERSDLIAKGYIGELSSHSRGSTVDLAIAAIDGAAAPHPACGAPDADTLDFGTGFDCFDQASETAHHPLPADAAANRKRLVEAMRAAGFRNYAREWWHFTLVAEPFPKQRFDFPVTAP, from the coding sequence ATGTCTGGCGCGCGGCGCCATCCTTCGGCGAGAGCAGCTAGGATTCTCGCAACGCTAGCTCTCCTGATCGCAACCTTCCCCGCCTCCGCCGATCCCCTCCCCGCCGGCTTCGTCCGTCTTGCCGATGTCGTCCCCTCGATCCGCCAGGACATTCGCTATGCCGGTCTCAAGAACTTCCTGCACCGCAAGGCCGAGGGCTATGACGCGCCGGTCTGCATCCTCACCCGACAAGCAGCGAAAGCGCTGTCCATCGTCCAGAAAGCTCTTTCAGCAAAGGGCCTGACCCTGGTGGTCTTCGACTGCTACCGCCCGGCGCGGGCCGTCGCCGACATGGTCGAGTGGACGCGAACGGGCGGATCGCCCGACCCGCAATGGTATCCGGCAGTGGAACGCAGCGACCTCATCGCCAAGGGTTATATCGGCGAACTCTCCAGCCATTCGCGCGGCTCGACCGTGGATCTCGCCATTGCAGCCATTGATGGTGCGGCCGCACCTCACCCTGCCTGCGGCGCGCCCGATGCCGACACGCTCGATTTCGGCACCGGCTTCGACTGTTTCGACCAGGCCAGCGAAACCGCGCACCATCCGCTCCCCGCCGACGCGGCTGCAAACCGCAAGCGACTGGTCGAGGCCATGCGCGCCGCCGGTTTCCGCAACTACGCCCGCGAATGGTGGCACTTCACGCTGGTGGCCGAGCCGTTTCCGAAGCAACGCTTCGACTTTCCCGTCACCGCGCCTTAG